The DNA region TGGTCCCCAGGATGGATATGCCCCCCTCTATCCCCAGCTTGGGGTTGAAGGTCCCCTTGGCCACCCTCTCCCCCTCGGGGGCCCAGATCTCCACCCGGGCCCCCAGCCCCCGGGGGAGGGCGCCCAGGAGGTTCTCCCGGATCATCCTCAGGGGGGCGGGGTTTATGGCCCTGCCCCCAACCGGCACCGGGAGCCCTGGCCGGGTCACCAGCCCTATCCCGTGGCCCCCGTCCACCTCCACGCCTCCCCCCGGACGGAGCCACACCTTGGCGGCTATGGCCATCCGGTCCGTCACGTCCGGGTCGTCCCCCGCGTCCTTGAAGACCCAGGCCTGGGCTCCCCCCTCTATCCGCTCGCAACCCCCCAGCGGTATGGGGAGAACCTGCCCGGAGGGGAGCGTCACCTTGACCCACCAGGAGGGCCTGCCCAGAAGCCAAAGGGCGGCCCCAAGGGTAGCGGCGGCGGCGGCGGTGCCGGTGGTGAAGCCGTACCTCAAGCTCACTTGGCCCCCTCCCGGATGGAGGAGAGGAGGTTGAGGCCCCGCTGGAGCCTCATGAGGCTCGGCCGGGACACGTCCCGCTCGTCCACCTGGAAGACGCTACCCCGGCGCACCGCCTCCATGGGGGCGAAGCGCTGGTCCCGGAGGAAGTCCTCCAGGCCCCCGGGGTTCATGGGGCCCCGCTGGACCAGGATCACCTTGATTTTGGGGGAGGCGGCCAGTAGCCCCTCCGCCCCCAGCCGGGCCACCGCGCTCCCCTCCGAGGTGGGGACCCCCTGGACCGCCGGGGGAAGTCCCGAGGCCTCCATCAGGCGGCTGGGCCAGGTGCCGGGGCTACAGGTGGTCGCGTCCCGATTGTTGACTATGAGGACCGCCCCCAGGGACCGGCCTCGGTTCCGCCGCCGGCTCTCCTCCAGGATACCCAGGGCCCACTTGAGCTTCGCCTGGGCCTCCTTGCGGCGGCCCACCAGGGTGCCCAGGCGAAGCACGTAGGACTCCAGCCCATCGAAGGACGGGGGGTCCAGCACCGCCACCGGCACGAACCCCTCAAGCTGGGATATGAGCTGGGGCTGCATGGAGGACTGCAGGGACCGCATGACCACCAGGTCCGGCTTGAGGGACAGTATGGTCTCCGGCGAGGGCCTCAAGGGTAGCTGCCGGGCCCCCTTTACCAGATCCGGATCGTCCCCCTGGGAGATCCCCACGATCCGGTCCCGGACCCCAAGGGCCACCAGGTTCTCCGTGTGGGCCGGGTAGAGGGACACGATCCGCCGGACCTGACCCTTGACCGTAACCCGGCGCCCCAGGTCGTCCATCACCGTAACAGCCCAGGAAAAGCGGGGCAACGCCGCCAACAGGAGCACCGCAAGGAGGATTACCAGTCTTCTTTTATGCATGCAGGATGTCGCTTCCCTTCCCGCCCGGTGGGGCATACGTTCACGAGGGGGCCCATGGGCCCCCTCGTCGTGGCGCCGTTGGGCTAGAAGCCCGCCTCCTTGGCCGCCTCCCGCAGGTGCTCCACGAGAAGGGCCCGGACCTCCGGGTTCTCCCCGAGCCCCGCCAGGTGGACGTCCACCCTTATGCCCTCCTTGGAGAGCACGCTCTTCCAGGACTCATCCTCCGGGCCCGCCATGTCGTTGTGGGCGTGGTCCCCCGCCACCAGCATGAAGGGCACCAGCAGCGCCCGCTTGAACTTCCCGTGCTTGAGGGTGGACACCACGTCGTCCAGCGACGGGGTCCCCTCCACGGTGCCGAAGACGAAGTTGGGGTTGGTCCTCAGGCTCACGGTCTGGAGCCGGGCGTAGGCCCCCTCCGCCGGGTGGGGGGACCCGTGCCCCATGAACACCACCGCCCGGGTCCTGTCCTTACCGTATGCCCGGTTGAGGATAGCCGCCATCTTATCGAAATCCTCCGGGGACCAGAGGAGCGGCCGGCTCAGGGCTATGGCCTCGAAGCCGCTCTTGGACCCGTGGTCCCTCATGTAGTTGAAGGCCCCCACGATGGCGGACAGGTCCTCATACTCCTCCCCGGGGATCACGTGGGTGGAGAGCACCGCCACGTGGGTGAAGCCCTCCGCGTGGAGCTTGGATAGGGCCACCAGGGGATCGTCGAAGTGCTGACCCTCCTTGGCAAGCTTCCGCATTATTATGCGGCTGGTGTACGCCAGCCGGACCTCCGTCCCTGGGAAGGCACCCTTCACGGAGCTCACCACCGCGTTTATGGCCCGCTGGCCCTCCCGCATGGAGCTGCCGAAGGCAACCACCAGGATGGCGTTCCGCTGGGTCTTAGCCTCCGAAGCCAGGGCGATACCCCCCACCAAGGGCGAGAGAAGGCTCAACGCCAACGTCAGCCCCAACGCCGCGAACCTCAATAAACTCCTCACTTTTCATACCTCCCGAGACGTTATTCGGGCGCCATGACATGACCACGCTAACCCTTGGTCCCCCCGCAGAGCCTCATCACCGCGTTGACCGCCGCGGCGCAGAGGTTGGATCCCCCCCTGGGGCCCCTGAGGGCCACGCAGGGGGCCCCCCAGCCTAGGGCCAGCTCCTTGCTCTCCGCCGCCCCCACGAAACCCACCGGGAAGGCGAAGATCAGGTCCACCCCGCCGGGATCCCCCCTCTCCATGAGACGAAACAGCCCCGTTGGGGCGTTGCCGAAGGCGAAGAGGCGGATACCCATCTCCAGAGCGGCGTCCACCGAGGCCATGGCCCGGGTGATACCCATCCGGCGGCTGGCGTCGGCGGTGCATTCCTGGTGTATCAGGCACACGGGCTCCAGACCCAGCTGGCGTAGCAGGTTCCTGGACAGGCCGGAGCGCACCATGTCCACGTCGCAGAGGATCCGCTGGCGGGTGAGACGCTCCCGGGCGGCGGAGAGCCACCCCGGGGTGGCGCACACCAGGTTGGCCAGTGAAAAGTCCGCCCCCGCATGGACCACCCGCTCTGCCACGGGCATGAGATCCGGGGATATGGAGTATGATTGGAGGACCTGACGGATTAGGCTAAGACTTTGCCTCTCGATGGATATGGGATCCCGGTCGTACGAGAGAGACAGCGCACCTCCCCCCTTCCTTTCGATGTTGTGCCGGGCCCGGGGCCCAAGGGCAAGGGAAGGCGTTTCCCACCGGAGGCGCCCGCCCGCGCAGGCAACCTTCCCTTCAGCCCCCGGCCGGTCTCCTGGCTGGCCTTCATCCTATCCGCCCCTTCCCAGGCATACCCAGTGGCATCGGCGGACTCGTCGGGCTCACAGTGGCGGGGCCGCGCCGGATTCGCACCGGACTTCCCGTTCACCGGAGGCTAACAAAGATGTATAACCGCTAACCCAGCGCCACGTCAAGGATCATCATGCAGGTGAACCCAAGGATGAGCCCCATGGTGGCCAGGTCCCCGTTGTCCTCCGACTGGGACTCGGGGATCACCTCCTCCACCACCACGTAGATCATGGCCCCGGCGGCGAACGACAGGGCGTAGGGGAGCCCCACCCGCACGAATTCCACCGCCGCGGCCCCCAGCATGGCGAACAGGGGCTCCACCACCGCGGAAAGCTGGCCGAAGAAGAACGCCTTCCCCCGGGAGAACCCCGCCTTCCGTAGCGGGAACGCCACCGCAAGCCCCTCGGGCAGGTTCTGAAGCCCTATCCCCAGCGTGAGGGCCACTGCGCCGGAGAGGGTGGCGGAGGGGGAGAGCCCCGCGGCGCCGAAGGCCACCCCGAAGGCCAGACCCTCGGGTATGTTGTGAAGCGTTATGGCCAGCACCAACAGGGTGGTCTTCATCAGGTGGGCCCTTATCCCCTCCGGCTTGGCCCCCTTGAGGGCCGGGTGAAGGTGGGGGAGCACCAGGTCCAGGAGCCGAAGGAACACCGCCCCAAGGATGAACCCCACCGCCGGCGGCAGCCATTCCACCATCCCAAGCTCCCCGGATATCTCTATGGCAGGGGCCAACAACGACCAGAAGCTGGCGGCGATCATCACTCCCCCGGCGAAGCCAAGCATCAGATCCATCAGCTTCCTGGAGGGGTTAGCCCCCAGGAACGCCATGGCGGCCCCCAGGGCGGTGAGCCCCCAGGTGAGCACCCCCCCCAGCAGGGCCTGGGTTACCGGCCCCAGGTATTGGAACCAGAGGTGGAGCTCCATCCCGTCACCTCCCCGACAGGGCGGAGCGGAACGCCGCCAATGCGCCCTCCATCATGGCGAACCAGTCGTCCCCCATGGGGTCCAGTTCCACCAGGGACACCCCCAGGGCCCTGGCGGCGGAGGCGGCGGACTTGCCCGCCTTGGAGGGCTCCACGAACATGACCTTTATGTCCTCCCGGGAGATCCGGTCCTTGAGACGGCTAATGTGCCTGGGCCCTGCCTCGGAGCCGTGGACCTCCACCGAGAGGGGCACCAGCCCCCTCTCCTGGCAGAGGTAGTTCCACGAGGGGTGGTACGAGAGGATACCCCTCCCCTTGAAGGGGGAGAGGTCATCCCCCATCCGCCGATCCAGGTCCCTCATCCGGGAAAGCACGTTGGAGAGGCTAGCCCGGTAGGCCTTGGCCCCCGCCGGGTCCAACTCGGCGAAGGCCTCCGCCATGGACCGGGCCATGGACATGCCGTTCCTTACCGACGTCCAGGCGTGGGGGTCCAGGTGCCGATGCCCGTCGTACAGGGGGTCGAACTTGAGCTGGAATATCCTCACCCCCCGCTGCCTCATCTTGGGAAGCAGCCGGTCCTCCAGGGGAAGACCGAGCCTCAGGGCCCCCCGGGCCTCCGACACCGCCTTGGCGTGGCTGGGACGCATCTCGAACGAGTGAGGATCCGCCCCCCGGGGGATCAAGGTAACCACCCGGATCCGATCACCTCCGATGAGCCTGGCCAGGTGCGACAGGGGTTCCACCGGACAGATAACCGTCACCGGAGCGGATAGCCCCGGCGACGCTAGGACCACAAGCCAAAAAAGGGCAGCCATCAGGGTCAACGCTCGCCTCACGGACGTCACCTCCGGAATCTGAAGGATTTTGATCCGGATTATATCCCATCAGGGCCGAACCCAGACGGATTGTGATGGCTCCATGAGTGTGACGGCTCCATAAAATTGTTGTTATGGAGAGGGCCAAAATGCGCCAGAAAACTGGTAGAATTTAACCGCATGGCCGGCGGTCCCCGCCGGTCCTCTGGAGGTGACAGTTGGTGCCCAAGCTCAGGCTTCCAAAGCTTGGAATGAACCCCCGGTTGCTCCGCCACGTCCTGGGGGGGCTACTGGTTCTGTCGCTCGTCTTCATGGCCTGGCGCCTAATGGGCCCAAAGGACGTGGTGGTGGCCCTTTGGTTCGAGGACAAGGGGGGAGGGGCCGCCCTTTCCAGGGAGGTGCAGCAGTCCACCCTGTTCGCCCTGGAGTACTTCAACCTGGCCCGGCGGGGCTGGGGCTACCGGCTGAGGCCCCTGGTGGTCACCGGAAAGGATGACCGAGAGGCGTTGGAGGCCATAAGGGGCGCCAACGCGTCGGCGGTGATTTGCGGCGCCACGTCCGGGTTCGTGGCCCGGATCCTCCCGCTCCTGAACCAGGCCAAGGTGCCCGCCATAGCCACCAACGCCAACGCCCCCTCGCTGGCGGTGGAGGGGGACGTGCTCTACCGGTACTCGGGCCCCTCCGGGGCCCTGGAGGCGGGGGAACTGGCTCGGGATCTGGGGGGCTTTCAGCGGTACCTGGCGGTGATCGACGGGAGCAACTCGGTCTACTCCCGGGGACAGCTGGAGGGGTTCGCCAAGGGGCTGGGGCGGGATCCCGTCCGGGTGATGGAGGGGGATCCGGGGGTCATGTTCGAGCGGTTCAGGAAGGAGCTGATGGTGGGGGACTACGACGGGCTCTACCTGGCCCTCCCCGCCTACTACACGGGCATATACCTCAACATGGCCTGGTCCCTCAGGGACATGGGGGCGGTGACCTCCGGCTGGGGGGTGTCGTCGGTCAGCGCCGCCCTTGCGGGGCCTAACGGGACCGCCTGGTCGGTGGTCTTTTCCCCGGTGGAGCTGGACATGGGGCATCCTTTCCTCCGGTTCCTCAAGGGCCGCATCGCGGGACTTCCGGTGCTGCCCGCGTTGGACTCCGCCTACGGGGCGGTGAGCATGCTGGCCGACGCCCTCTCTTCGGGAGGCCCGGGTCCCCAGGGGGTCCTCCGGGGGCTCCAGGGTCTCAGGACCGTCAGGGCCCTGAGGGGGGACTACCCGCTGGACGCCGCGGGGGACGCCATGCTGCCCCTTCATAGGGTGATCCTGGAGGATGGGGTCTGGCGGGATAGGGGGGGGGCGGGCCGGTGACGTCCTTCAAGCGGCTTTTCGTCCGCTGGTTCGGACTGGTGGTCACCGCGGGGTTCCTACTCGTGGCCCTGCAGGGGGTCTACATGTTCCAGTCCCAGCTGTCCGAGTGGCAGAGGCGGTCCTGGATTTTCACCGAGAACCTGAGCTCCAACTTGGTTCGTCACCTGGACTCGGAGCTGGTGAAGGCCTCCTACATCGCCTCCGTACCATACAAGGCGGAGACCTACTTCCCCGATGTGGAGCTCCTGGCACGGCTCCTGGGGGACCAGGTGGACCAGACCTTCCGGGGCTACATCCCGACCGGCATAGCCCTTTCCGGGATGGACCAGCTGGAGGGGCTGTGGCAGGTGTCCAGCGTCTTCAACCCCGATGGGCACCCCCAGTTCGTAACCGTACGGGAGATGGAGGGCTCCCGGTACCTTATCGGCGTCAGGATGGACCCATCCCCCCTCTTGGTTACCGGAGAGATGGGGGCCTCCCCGGTGCTGGCTGGCCGGGACGGGCGGGTCATATGGGCGGACTATGGCCCGGTGGGGCGGCACTTCGCCGCCCGGGGTTGGGTGGATGCGGGTTTCCTTAACGGCTCCACCTGGGGCCGGGGGCGCACCGCCCAGGGGCTCCCCTTCTGGGCCCGGTGCTTCGAGGTGCAGAACATGAGGCTCCTGGTCACGGTTCCGGAGCGGCAAGTGCTGTTGAACGCCATTCGAGGTTCCTTGATCCCCATTCTCATGTCCCTGGCCATGTTCTTATTGCTCTTCGCCTTCTACCGCCTCTGGCGTGACCAGGTCATGCCGGACATGGGTGAGATATCGGACTTCTTCCGCCGGATGGAGAAGGCCCTAGCGGGTACAAGGTGCCCGGAGGAGTTATCCAACGTGATAGATTCCCTGTCGGAGGAGATGGGGAGGAAGATGGAGCGTTGCAGGCTGGAGGAGTTTCATGCCATGTTATCCGGAGTTGCCGCCGCCATGCGGGTCCTCTGGACCCAGCAGGAGGAGATAAACGCCTACGGGGAGGAGGTGGCGGCCATGAACGCCTCCCTCACGGAGTCAAACGAGATCCTGCGGAAGCGGGAGCAGATCTGGGGCCAGACCATTCAGGTGGCCAACCTGGTCCGGTCCGGCTACCAGGCCCCCGACGAGGTGGCCCGCATTGCGGAGACCATAAGGGAGATGCTCTCCGCCTTTGGGGTGGTGGTGGACCGGCTGGAGGGGGACACCCTTATCCCGGTGGCCTACTCGGGCTACGACCAGGGGCTTCCCCCGGAGCCGGTGAAGCTGGATTCCTCCCTCATCGGCCGGGCGGTCCGGGAGGGGCTCATCTGGGCGGAGGACGTCTCCAAGGCGGAGGGGTACCTGCCCCTGCACGAGGCGGTGGTTACCGAGGTGGTCATGGGGCTCTCCCACATGGGGCGGCCGGTGGGGGGCCTCACGGTGAGCTTCACCGAGCGGCGGAGAAGGGACGAGACCCTGTTGGAGACCCTGGTGCCCGTGGCTTCGGTGCTGGCGGGCTTCCTGGACGCCAGCAAGTCCCGGCAGGAGATAAGGGAGTCCTACTACTACCTAGCCCAGAAGCTCCAGGAGATAACCGGCATATACCACAACGAGACGGAGGAGCACTTAAGCCGCATAGGCACCTATGCCTCCCGCATCGCCATGGACCTGGGGCGCACCGAGACGGAGGCGGAGGAGATAGGCATCTTCGCCCGATTGCACGACATAGGCAAGCTCAAGGTGCCCCACGAGGTGCTCTCCAAGCCCTCTGGCCTCACCCGGGACGAGTTCGAACTGGTGAAGCGGCACACCGTATGGGGGGCGGAGATCCTGGGGGAGGCGGAGTGGCTCGCCATGGCCCGGCGCATATGCCTTACCCACCATGAGAAGTGGGATGGGAGCGGATACCCCTTTGGCCTTGCGGGGGTCCAGATCCCCTGGGAGGGCAGGGTCATGGCCCTGGCGGACATATATGACGCCTTGAGGTCCCGGCGGGCCTACAAGGAAGGCATGTCCCACGAGGAGGCGGTCCGGGTGATCCTCCAGGGGGATGGACGCACCATGCCGGAGCACTTCGCCCCGGAGGTGCTGGAGTGGTTCCGGCAGAACCACCTGGTCATGGATGCCATATTTCAGCGCTTCAAGGACAGGGATTGATGGGTTAAAATTGGTAGCCACCCGGGGGATCCCCGGGGGCTTCTACTCTGCCCGGGAGGGATGATCTATGGAAGTGAGGCCCAAGAGGCTTAACGAGATGTGGCTTTTCGAGGAGCAGACCCACAACATGAAGCTGGGGCTCAGGATCACCCAGGTGCTCAGGAACATCAAGACCCAGTACCAGGACCTGCTGGTGGTGGACACCCCCGAGTACGGCAAGGTGATGGTCCTGGACGGGGCCATCCAGGTTACCGAGAGGGACGAGTTCTGCTATCACGAGATGATGGCCCACCTGGCGCTGTGCTCCCACCCTAACCCGGAGCGGGTGCTCATCGTGGGGGGGGGTGACGGGGGCACCCTCCGGGAGGTGCTGCGCCACGACTCGGTGAAGGAGGCCTTCCTGGTGGACATAGACCAGGAGGTTATCCGGGCCGCCCGGGACTTCTTCCCCACCCTGAGCTGCGCCATGGACGATCCCAGGGCCCGGGTGCTCCCCATGGACGCCCTCAAGTTCATCGAGGACAACCGGGAGTCCTTCGACGTGGTGATCGTTGACAGCACCGACCCGGTGGAGTTCGCCGCCGGGCTCTTCGAGGCCCCCTTCTACGCCAACGTCCACCGGTCCCTCAAGGAGGACGGGTTCATCGTCTGCCAGACCGAGTCCCCCTTCTCGGACCCCCACGTGGTTGCTGGCGCCATCCAGGACCTCAGGAAGGTCTTCCCGGTGGTGAAGCTGGCGGTGGGCTTCATGCCCACCTACCCTACCGGCTTCTGGACCTACGGCATAGGCACCAAGGGGCTGGACCCCGCGGAGGTCCGCCGACCCGCCCCGGAGGGGACCCGGTATTACTCCCACGAGATCCACCGGGCCGCCTTCGTGCTGCCCCCGTTCCTCAAGTCCATGATAGGCTAGCACCATGGCCAGGGGGCTAATCATCGCCGCCCCCGGCAGCTCGTCGGGGAAGACCACCGCCTGCGCCGCCCTGGCGAGGGCCCTCTCCGCCCGGGGGCTCCGGGTGCAGACCTTCAAGGTGGGGCCCGACTACATCGATCCCTCGTACCTTTCCGCCGCATCGGGCCTGGAGTGCTGGAACCTGGACGGGTTCCTCACCCCTGGCCTCGTCCGCTGGAGCTACCGTACCGCCTCGGAGGGGGCGGACCTGTGCCTGGTGGAGGGGGTCATGGGGCTCTACGACGGGTTAGGCCCCCAGGGGTTCCATTCCACCGCCCGGACCGCCGGGGAGCTGGGGCTGCCGGTGGTGCTCCTGCTGGACTGCCGGTCCGCCTCCCCCACGCTGGCGGCCCAGGCCTGGGGGCTGGTGAACCTGCCAGGGGCCCCGGAGGTGGCGGGCATCGTCCTGAACGGGGTCTCGGGCCCCATGGGGGAGCTGCTCGCCGCCTCCATGGAGTCCCTCCACCTGCCACCGGTCCTGGGGTGCATCCCCCGGGTGGAGGGGGGCATACCCTCCAGACACCTGGGGCTGGTCCAGGCCTTCGAGGATCCCAACCTGACCGGCTCCATAGACCGGCTGGCCTCCGCGGTGCCTGGGGAACTGCTGGATGGGCTGATCCGCATAGCCCGGGAGGCGTTGCCCCCCCAGCGGCTTCCGGACCTGCCCGTGGGGGAGGAGGTGCCGGTGGCGCTGGCCCGGGACGAGGCCTTTTCCTTCACCTACAGGAGCGGCCGGTGGGCCCTGGAGGAGATGGGGGCCCATCTGGTGGAGTTCAGCCCCCTTAGGGAGTCCATACCGGAGGGGGTGAGGGGGGTGATCCTCCCTGGGGGCTACCCGGAGGAGCACATGGACCGGCTGGCCCTCTCCCCCTTCATGGAGTCCCTCCGGGAGGCCCATCGTCGGGGGATACCCATATACGCCGAGTGCGGGGGCCTCATGGTCCTGGGACGGTCCATCCGGGACCACCTGGGCCGGTCCGCCCCAATGGCGGGGTTGCTGAAGTTGGACTTCGCCATGGGGAACCGGCTATCCCGGTTCGGGTACGTGACCGCCCGGTTTGACGCAGACTGCCTGGTTGGCCGCCGGGGGGAGCGGATCTTCGGACACGAGTTCCACTACTCGGAGCCCTACGGGGAGGAGGAGCCCCTGATGGAGGTCTCCAAGGCCTCCTCCGGGAGGGGGTGGAGGTGCGGCTACGGGGGGCGTGACCTCTTCGGCTCCTACGTCCACCTGGATCCCCTGGGTTGCCCCATGCCGTTCCGGCGCTTCCTGGACCGTTGCCTGGCCTCGAGGCCCCTTGAGGGGGGGCCAAGGGCCATCCCGGGGGCCTCTGCCCGCCGGGAGGGTAGGGCCCTGATGGTGATGGGGGCCACCAGCGACGCGGGGAAGAGCTTCCTGGTGACCGGCCTGTGCCGGCTGTTCGCCCGGCGGGGCCTCAGGGTGAACCCCTTCAAGGCCCAGAACATGGCCCTCAACGCCTACTCCACCCCCCGGGGGGAGCTGGGCACCGCCCAGGCGGTCCAGGCGGAGGCCGCCATGGTGGAGCCGGACCCGATCCATAACCCCATCCTGCTGAAGCCCCTGGGGGACTCGGTGAGCCAGGTTATTCTCAGGGGCCGGGTGTAC from Thermanaerovibrio acidaminovorans DSM 6589 includes:
- a CDS encoding ABC transporter substrate-binding protein, with the translated sequence MHKRRLVILLAVLLLAALPRFSWAVTVMDDLGRRVTVKGQVRRIVSLYPAHTENLVALGVRDRIVGISQGDDPDLVKGARQLPLRPSPETILSLKPDLVVMRSLQSSMQPQLISQLEGFVPVAVLDPPSFDGLESYVLRLGTLVGRRKEAQAKLKWALGILEESRRRNRGRSLGAVLIVNNRDATTCSPGTWPSRLMEASGLPPAVQGVPTSEGSAVARLGAEGLLAASPKIKVILVQRGPMNPGGLEDFLRDQRFAPMEAVRRGSVFQVDERDVSRPSLMRLQRGLNLLSSIREGAK
- a CDS encoding sirohydrochlorin cobaltochelatase, which encodes MRSLLRFAALGLTLALSLLSPLVGGIALASEAKTQRNAILVVAFGSSMREGQRAINAVVSSVKGAFPGTEVRLAYTSRIIMRKLAKEGQHFDDPLVALSKLHAEGFTHVAVLSTHVIPGEEYEDLSAIVGAFNYMRDHGSKSGFEAIALSRPLLWSPEDFDKMAAILNRAYGKDRTRAVVFMGHGSPHPAEGAYARLQTVSLRTNPNFVFGTVEGTPSLDDVVSTLKHGKFKRALLVPFMLVAGDHAHNDMAGPEDESWKSVLSKEGIRVDVHLAGLGENPEVRALLVEHLREAAKEAGF
- a CDS encoding precorrin-8X methylmutase, which encodes MERKGGGALSLSYDRDPISIERQSLSLIRQVLQSYSISPDLMPVAERVVHAGADFSLANLVCATPGWLSAARERLTRQRILCDVDMVRSGLSRNLLRQLGLEPVCLIHQECTADASRRMGITRAMASVDAALEMGIRLFAFGNAPTGLFRLMERGDPGGVDLIFAFPVGFVGAAESKELALGWGAPCVALRGPRGGSNLCAAAVNAVMRLCGGTKG
- a CDS encoding ZIP family metal transporter gives rise to the protein MELHLWFQYLGPVTQALLGGVLTWGLTALGAAMAFLGANPSRKLMDLMLGFAGGVMIAASFWSLLAPAIEISGELGMVEWLPPAVGFILGAVFLRLLDLVLPHLHPALKGAKPEGIRAHLMKTTLLVLAITLHNIPEGLAFGVAFGAAGLSPSATLSGAVALTLGIGLQNLPEGLAVAFPLRKAGFSRGKAFFFGQLSAVVEPLFAMLGAAAVEFVRVGLPYALSFAAGAMIYVVVEEVIPESQSEDNGDLATMGLILGFTCMMILDVALG
- a CDS encoding metal ABC transporter substrate-binding protein, producing MTSVRRALTLMAALFWLVVLASPGLSAPVTVICPVEPLSHLARLIGGDRIRVVTLIPRGADPHSFEMRPSHAKAVSEARGALRLGLPLEDRLLPKMRQRGVRIFQLKFDPLYDGHRHLDPHAWTSVRNGMSMARSMAEAFAELDPAGAKAYRASLSNVLSRMRDLDRRMGDDLSPFKGRGILSYHPSWNYLCQERGLVPLSVEVHGSEAGPRHISRLKDRISREDIKVMFVEPSKAGKSAASAARALGVSLVELDPMGDDWFAMMEGALAAFRSALSGR
- a CDS encoding ABC transporter substrate-binding protein, yielding MPKLRLPKLGMNPRLLRHVLGGLLVLSLVFMAWRLMGPKDVVVALWFEDKGGGAALSREVQQSTLFALEYFNLARRGWGYRLRPLVVTGKDDREALEAIRGANASAVICGATSGFVARILPLLNQAKVPAIATNANAPSLAVEGDVLYRYSGPSGALEAGELARDLGGFQRYLAVIDGSNSVYSRGQLEGFAKGLGRDPVRVMEGDPGVMFERFRKELMVGDYDGLYLALPAYYTGIYLNMAWSLRDMGAVTSGWGVSSVSAALAGPNGTAWSVVFSPVELDMGHPFLRFLKGRIAGLPVLPALDSAYGAVSMLADALSSGGPGPQGVLRGLQGLRTVRALRGDYPLDAAGDAMLPLHRVILEDGVWRDRGGAGR
- a CDS encoding HD domain-containing phosphohydrolase — protein: MTSFKRLFVRWFGLVVTAGFLLVALQGVYMFQSQLSEWQRRSWIFTENLSSNLVRHLDSELVKASYIASVPYKAETYFPDVELLARLLGDQVDQTFRGYIPTGIALSGMDQLEGLWQVSSVFNPDGHPQFVTVREMEGSRYLIGVRMDPSPLLVTGEMGASPVLAGRDGRVIWADYGPVGRHFAARGWVDAGFLNGSTWGRGRTAQGLPFWARCFEVQNMRLLVTVPERQVLLNAIRGSLIPILMSLAMFLLLFAFYRLWRDQVMPDMGEISDFFRRMEKALAGTRCPEELSNVIDSLSEEMGRKMERCRLEEFHAMLSGVAAAMRVLWTQQEEINAYGEEVAAMNASLTESNEILRKREQIWGQTIQVANLVRSGYQAPDEVARIAETIREMLSAFGVVVDRLEGDTLIPVAYSGYDQGLPPEPVKLDSSLIGRAVREGLIWAEDVSKAEGYLPLHEAVVTEVVMGLSHMGRPVGGLTVSFTERRRRDETLLETLVPVASVLAGFLDASKSRQEIRESYYYLAQKLQEITGIYHNETEEHLSRIGTYASRIAMDLGRTETEAEEIGIFARLHDIGKLKVPHEVLSKPSGLTRDEFELVKRHTVWGAEILGEAEWLAMARRICLTHHEKWDGSGYPFGLAGVQIPWEGRVMALADIYDALRSRRAYKEGMSHEEAVRVILQGDGRTMPEHFAPEVLEWFRQNHLVMDAIFQRFKDRD
- the speE gene encoding polyamine aminopropyltransferase, translated to MEVRPKRLNEMWLFEEQTHNMKLGLRITQVLRNIKTQYQDLLVVDTPEYGKVMVLDGAIQVTERDEFCYHEMMAHLALCSHPNPERVLIVGGGDGGTLREVLRHDSVKEAFLVDIDQEVIRAARDFFPTLSCAMDDPRARVLPMDALKFIEDNRESFDVVIVDSTDPVEFAAGLFEAPFYANVHRSLKEDGFIVCQTESPFSDPHVVAGAIQDLRKVFPVVKLAVGFMPTYPTGFWTYGIGTKGLDPAEVRRPAPEGTRYYSHEIHRAAFVLPPFLKSMIG
- a CDS encoding cobyric acid synthase; this encodes MARGLIIAAPGSSSGKTTACAALARALSARGLRVQTFKVGPDYIDPSYLSAASGLECWNLDGFLTPGLVRWSYRTASEGADLCLVEGVMGLYDGLGPQGFHSTARTAGELGLPVVLLLDCRSASPTLAAQAWGLVNLPGAPEVAGIVLNGVSGPMGELLAASMESLHLPPVLGCIPRVEGGIPSRHLGLVQAFEDPNLTGSIDRLASAVPGELLDGLIRIAREALPPQRLPDLPVGEEVPVALARDEAFSFTYRSGRWALEEMGAHLVEFSPLRESIPEGVRGVILPGGYPEEHMDRLALSPFMESLREAHRRGIPIYAECGGLMVLGRSIRDHLGRSAPMAGLLKLDFAMGNRLSRFGYVTARFDADCLVGRRGERIFGHEFHYSEPYGEEEPLMEVSKASSGRGWRCGYGGRDLFGSYVHLDPLGCPMPFRRFLDRCLASRPLEGGPRAIPGASARREGRALMVMGATSDAGKSFLVTGLCRLFARRGLRVNPFKAQNMALNAYSTPRGELGTAQAVQAEAAMVEPDPIHNPILLKPLGDSVSQVILRGRVYAEASARDYHRHMAKDLFFEAASALRELKASSDLVIMEGAGSPAEMNLYAQDLVNVRMAKFAQAPGILVADIERGGVFASLLGTLQLIPRCDRSVIRALVVNRFRGDPSLFDQGVIFLKEMSRLPVLGVLPLREDLSIPAEDSLNRRDFGSGEVRVAVVALPRMSNFTDFDALGEDRCRVTFAGHPSEIRGAHLVVIPGTKTTLEDLRWLKARGFPRAILEELGRGALVWGICGGYQMLGLSISDPLGVEGGGEEAGLGLLPVRTVFEGSKVLGPARARVMGGHWLDRIAGAFVEGYEIHAGRTILEDGMAPLILDGGIPDGAFGMDGRVFGAYLHGLADDPLFRRALLNHVRSLWGLESLRGEAMSGRAMRDRRYDRLADFLEERLDVGKIEEMVFGGQA